ATGAAGATTATTGAGCCCAGCAACAAGCCGAAAAGGTTCAGGAAAACGGTTCAAATTATTATTGAGAAGGAGTTAAACTGCATTGGGTGCGGTGCTTGTTTGGCATTGTGCCCCACTGATGCCCTGTTCATTAACGAGAAGGGGAAGATCGATCTCCACGAGGATAGATGCAAGCATTGTTATAATTGTCTTGATGCCAGCTCACTAAGGGGGGCATGCGTTGCGAGAAATCATAAACTAGAGGTAATTAAAGTTGATTGATCCTGTGCTGATTTTTCTATTGGGTTTTCTGATTCTCTACTATGCCATCAGAAAGCTCGCCTGCGCCACGTCGAGTCTGTGCTCCTCAGCCCATTGGCCAGAAACCTCCACCATCGCCAGTTTGGATACCCTCGTCGTGTTTTTTCTGGCGGCTGTGCTCCTCATATCAGCCCTCTGGTACCTCTCCAGCAAAGAATTCGAAAAGCACGAATAGTACCGGAGGGTACTCTGGGAATTTGGACGGGCAAGGCCTCGATGCCCTTATATTCTTTCCCTCCAATTTTCCATGGTGATATCGATGAGAATTGAGGATGTCTATATCTGGGATATCAACGCCAGGTGGCTCGGCGTAACACCCTACC
The window above is part of the Thermococcus sp. P6 genome. Proteins encoded here:
- a CDS encoding 4Fe-4S dicluster domain-containing protein, with translation MKFDAGYGIHGVVTLGMTEWPILDTILENLGVKGRLTIKRKFVGRVGPNGEFNGMDFNLMKIIEPSNKPKRFRKTVQIIIEKELNCIGCGACLALCPTDALFINEKGKIDLHEDRCKHCYNCLDASSLRGACVARNHKLEVIKVD